One region of Schistocerca gregaria isolate iqSchGreg1 chromosome 7, iqSchGreg1.2, whole genome shotgun sequence genomic DNA includes:
- the LOC126281768 gene encoding uncharacterized protein LOC126281768, translating into MAAEHYQRSRKVSGSLQEGGKETEEARRLRRRQGDGGGGGKETEEEEARRRRRRRQGEGGGGGKEKEEEEARRRRRRRQGEGGGGGKEKEEEEARRRRRRRQGEGGGGGKEKEEEEARRRRRRRQGEGGGGGKEKEEEEARRRRRRRQGEGGGGGKEKEEEEARRRRRRRQGEGGGGGKEKEEEEARRRRRRRQGEGGGGGKEKEEEEARRRRRRRQGEGGGGGKEKEEEEARRRRRRRQGEGGGGGKEKEEEEARRRRRRRQGEGGGGGKEKEEARRRRRQGEGGGKEKEEARRRRRQGEGGGKEKEEARRRRRQGEGGGKEKEEARRRRRQGEGGGKEKEARRRRQGEGGKEKSK; encoded by the exons ATGGccgctgaacactatcaaaggtcaagaaaagtgtccgggtcgctACAAGAGGGAGGCAAGGAGAcggaggaggcaaggagactgaggag gaggcaaggagacggaggaggaggaggcaaggagacggaggaggaggaggcaaggagacggaggaggaggaggcaaggagaaggaggaggaggaggcaaggagaaggaggaggaggaggcaaggagaaggaggaggaggaggcaaggagaaggaggaggaggaggcaaggagaaggaggaggaggaggcaaggagaaggaggaggaggaggcaaggagaaggaggaggaggaggcaaggagaaggaggaggaggaggcaaggagaaggaggaggaggaggcaaggagaaggaggaggaggaggcaaggagaaggaggaggaggaggcaaggagaaggaggaggaggaggcaaggagaaggaggaggaggaggcaaggagaaggaggaggaggaggcaaggagaaggaggaggaggaggcaaggagaaggaggaggaggaggcaaggagaaggaggaggaggaggcaaggagaaggaggaggaggaggcaaggagaaggaggaggaggaggcaaggagaaggaggaggaggaggcaaggagaaggaggaggaggaggcaaggagaaggaggaggaggaggcaaggagaaggaggaggaggaggcaaggagaaggaggaggaggaggcaaggagaaggaggaggaggaggcaaggagaaggaggaggaggaggcaaggagaaggaggaggaggaggcaaggagaaggaggaggaggaggcaaggagaaggaggaggcaaggagaaggaggaggcaaggagaaggaggaggcaaggagaaggaggaggcaaggagaaggaggaggcaaggagaaggaggaggcaaggagaaggaggaggcaaggagaaggaggaggcaaggagaaggaggaggcaaggagaaggaggaggcaaggagaaggaggaggcaaggagaaggaggaggcaaggagaaggaggcaaggagaaggaggcaaggagaaggaggcaaggagaagagtaagtaa